A window of Castanea sativa cultivar Marrone di Chiusa Pesio chromosome 1, ASM4071231v1 contains these coding sequences:
- the LOC142621598 gene encoding uncharacterized protein LOC142621598: MAISSLEQSEVEFVKCHCCGLTEECTLDYIARVRERYQGRWICGLCAEAVKDESFRLQRDVSIDEALKSHEKFCEQSSSPPTNPTEDLIVAMKQLLRRTLDSPKKEELGSCGPFLRSKSCFSSFSDTKE; encoded by the coding sequence ATGGCTATCTCTAGCTTAGAGCAAAGCGAGGTGGAGTTTGTGAAGTGCCATTGCTGTGGACTAACTGAGGAGTGTACTCTGGACTACATTGCTCGTGTGAGAGAGAGGTACCAAGGTCGATGGATATGCGGGCTATGTGCTGAGGCAGTGAAAGATGAGTCTTTTAGATTGCAGAGAGATGTGAGTATCGATGAGGCACTCAAAAGCCATGAGAAGTTTTGTGAGCAGAGTTCAAGTCCACCCACTAATCCTACAGAAGATTTGATTGTTGCAATGAAACAGCTTCTCCGGCGGACCTTAGATTCTCCAAAGAAAGAAGAGTTGGGAAGCTGTGGACCGTTTCTTCGATCCAAGAGTTGCTTTTCTAGTTTTTCAGACACAAAAGAATGA
- the LOC142621983 gene encoding copper transporter 5.1-like → MMHMTFYWGNQVTILFDGWTTSSWISYSLSLLACFLVSTFYQYLEDKRVRFKLVSAAKASNPPPKPQIEDPLLQQQGDGKTAGGSKWSAARFAGAALFGLNSGIGYMLMLAVMSFNGGVFVAIVLGLAVGYLVFRSGDEDVATLVVDNPCACS, encoded by the coding sequence ATGATGCACATGACGTTTTACTGGGGGAACCAGGTGACGATCCTGTTCGACGGTTGGACAACCAGTTCCTGGATCAGTTACTCCCTCTCCCTTCTCGCTTGTTTCCTCGTCTCCACCTTTTACCAGTACCTTGAAGACAAGCGCGTCCGCTTCAAGCTCGTCTCCGCCGCCAAAGCCTCCAATCCTCCTCCTAAGCCCCAGATCGAAGATCCTTTGCTTCAGCAGCAAGGCGACGGAAAGACCGCCGGTGGATCCAAGTGGTCCGCCGCGAGGTTCGCCGGAGCCGCCCTCTTTGGACTCAACTCCGGGATCGGATACATGCTTATGCTTGCCGTCATGTCATTTAACGGCGGGGTGTTCGTGGCTATTGTGCTTGGTCTTGCAGTTGGTTACTTGGTTTTCAGGAGTGGAGATGAGGATGTTGCTACGCTTGTCGTTGATAACCCTTGTGCTTGTTCTTAA